A genomic region of Bernardetia sp. ABR2-2B contains the following coding sequences:
- the hisIE gene encoding bifunctional phosphoribosyl-AMP cyclohydrolase/phosphoribosyl-ATP diphosphatase HisIE produces the protein MNKNEKIQSQQIDFKKQSGLVPVVIQDNKTMRVLMLGFMNQEAFEKTQKEGKVTFFSRTKNRLWTKGETSGNFLYVQKIHLDCDNDTLLIFVKPEGEVCHKGNDTCFGEEKNTANINFLQHLEDTIEKRSEDTEENASSYTNKLLKRGVHKVAQKVGEEAVEVVIDAMRADKERFKEECGDLLYHLLVLMKSQDVKIDEVMEVLEKRHK, from the coding sequence ATGAACAAAAACGAAAAAATACAAAGTCAGCAAATAGACTTTAAAAAGCAAAGTGGGCTTGTTCCTGTTGTTATTCAAGATAACAAAACAATGCGTGTTTTGATGCTTGGTTTTATGAATCAAGAAGCCTTTGAAAAAACACAAAAAGAAGGAAAAGTAACTTTTTTTAGCCGAACCAAAAACCGTCTTTGGACAAAAGGAGAAACTTCTGGAAACTTCTTGTATGTACAAAAGATACATTTAGATTGTGATAATGATACCCTTCTTATTTTTGTAAAGCCAGAAGGAGAAGTTTGTCATAAAGGAAATGATACTTGCTTTGGTGAAGAAAAAAATACAGCAAATATTAATTTCTTACAACACTTAGAAGATACCATTGAAAAAAGAAGTGAAGATACAGAAGAAAATGCAAGTTCTTATACCAACAAGCTTTTGAAAAGAGGTGTTCATAAAGTGGCTCAAAAGGTAGGCGAAGAAGCTGTTGAAGTAGTTATTGATGCGATGAGAGCAGATAAAGAAAGGTTCAAAGAAGAATGTGGCGATTTATTATATCACTTGCTCGTTTTGATGAAATCTCAAGATGTGAAAATAGATGAGGTAATGGAAGTATTGGAAAAAAGACATAAGTAA
- a CDS encoding type II toxin-antitoxin system Phd/YefM family antitoxin, whose protein sequence is MKVITLSELRKNMKKHFDEVTDSMETIAIPRSNKEEEAVIIMSLKEYNSLKETNYLLSTQTNRDRLNKSIEQMQTGKAVKFDI, encoded by the coding sequence ATGAAAGTAATTACACTATCAGAACTTCGCAAAAACATGAAAAAGCATTTTGATGAAGTTACAGATTCTATGGAAACGATAGCTATTCCTAGAAGTAATAAAGAAGAAGAAGCTGTTATAATTATGTCTTTGAAAGAATATAACTCATTGAAAGAAACTAATTATTTATTATCTACTCAAACAAATAGAGATAGGTTGAATAAGTCTATTGAGCAAATGCAAACAGGAAAAGCAGTCAAATTCGATATTTAA